Genomic DNA from Pseudanabaena sp. ABRG5-3:
AAATTATGTCTCCCTTAATAGACTACAAAACTCTATATAGATTTAATAGTCTAAAATAATTTGTAATTAAAGAAATTTGAAAATATAGCATAAATTAATATATAAAACCGAGAAGATAGTTTTGTCGTAACTATCTTCTCGGTTTTGGTTTTGTCCTAATATAATTGGCTACTGCCATAAATAAAGCATGAGCTTCTCGTAATAAATTGGTTTTGAACTATTGCCTTGAAATATTATCAAAATGTGACAAGTAATGAAATTTGTAAAAATGCTTTAGCGTATCGCAAAACCAAGATTATGTAATATTTCCGTCAAGCGATCGCGTCCACCTAGAGCCTCAGCCGTAGCGATTCTCGCTGTGGAATGGGTTGACCAATCACTATTAACGCCTGTTTGCTGCTGTTGATAGAAATTAGTCATAATCCGATCATATTCCGCGATCGCATCAGCTTGCTTTTCAGTAGAGTAGCCCTCACGATGGAGAACTGCGGATTGATCTAGACGTGGCTTGACCGCAGGAATATTGTCGGGATCAGGATAGCCAACGCTAAGCCCAAACACAGGAAATACTAGGGGTGGTAAATTCAGTTCTTTAGCTACTGCTTCAGGATTATTCCGAATTGCACCGACATAAACTGTTCCTAAACTGAGGGATTCTGCCGCAACTACTGCATTTTGAGCAGCGAGAGAAGCATCGATCGCCCCAGTGAGAAAGGTCTCTAAATAATCCAGTCCTTCAGATTTGGAGTTGCGTGCATCAGCAATATTTCGCGCCCGTGATAGATCGGCAAGCCAAACTAAAAATAGTGGGACTTGGCGGATATGGGCTTGGTTGCGGGCTAATACGGATAAACGCTCTTTGCGAGCAGCATCTTCGACAGCAACTACGCTCCACAATTGCAAATTAGAAGAACTTGCCGCAGACTGAGCCGCAGCAATTAAGGTTTCTAAAGTTCCTTTGGGTAAGGGTTTAGATAAATAAGAACGGATTGAGCGATGGGTTAATAAATTACTGATCTGATCATTCCATAGAAAGTCGTCAGAGAAAGAACTGCCATAACGATCATGAAGTAAATCAACAGTGGAAATGGTAGCTGTAGTCATAGAATTTTGAACCTTTAATGAACAGCGTAAATCTCATCTAACAGAGGAGATGGATTATTTTGATTAGCATTTTTACTAGGTGCGATCGCCTGAAGCAAATCCTGCAAAGCTGCCTGTAAGCGAATCGTAATTTCGAGGTTGGAATGTTCAGCATCTTGTATTTGATCATCTACCGCAAAAACACTGGGTAGGATTTGGGTTGCGCCAAGTTCAGTTAGCACAGGTTTTAGAGAATATTCTAACGCTGAAGCATGAGCAATTGTATGACTGGTGGCAAGCGGGAGAATTACTTTGTGGGCAAAAATTCTTCTTGGTAATAGATCGAGGAATGACTTTAGTAGACCTGTATAGGCAGATTTAGCAATTGGGCTGCCGATAATTATTGCATCTGCATCTTCAACCAGTTGCTTGGGATAGAACAGAGCAGGACTAGAGTAACGCCCAAAAGCTAAGTCTTCAGCCAATAGATTGCGTACTAATAAAGTATCAATCTTGATTTTCGAGAATTTTGATTGATTTTCTAAAAGATACTTGGCATAGTCTAAAAAAGTGTGGTTGGGACAGGGATGAAGGGGACTGCCACCAATGAGTAAGATACGAGTCATGGATTTTGTGGAGGAGTAGGAGTATTAGGCGGCTTGAGCAGCAAACTGAGAGATACTTTCAGGATTCATTACTCTGGTACGAATCTTGTCTACAAGCGCAGCAAATTCCGCACTGCCACGAGAACGCGGACGGGGTAAGTCAATTTTTAAATCTAGTCCGATTTGACCATTTTCGATCAAAATTAGGCGATCGCATAAAGCTACAGCTTCTTCGACATCATGAGTAATCAGTAGGGCGGTAAACTTCTGTTCTAGCCAAAGATTTTCTAATAAATTCTGCATTTCGATGCGAGTGAGGGCATCCAACGCGCCAAGAGGTTCATCTAAAAGCATTAATCTCGGTTCACTCACCAAGGCACGGGCAAGGGCAACTCTTTGCTTTTGACCACCAGAAAGAATTGAAGGAAACTCCGATGCCCGATCGCTTAAGCCAACTTGAGCTAAAGCCCATCTTGCCCGAATACGAGATTCCTTCGGTAAGCCTAGAGACACGTTTTGATAAACCTTCTTCCAAGGCAATAGTCTTGGCTCTTGGAACATGACTCTGGCGATCGGATTAATCCCTTTCACGGGTTGATCGTCTACCCAAAGAGAACCTGCATTAGGAGCCGCTAGTCCTGCGATCGCTCTCAAGAGGGTGCTTTTACCGCAACCACTACGCCCAACGATCGCGATAAATTCTCCAGCCCTAATTTCCAGATTTAATCCTTGTAAAACATGGGTTTTTCCAAAGCTTTTCCAAAGATTCTCAATATTCAGATCTACACCTCTAACTGTACTTGACATAATGACTCCATTTACAAATTTTACAAATAATTAAGTGTCTAAGTAACGAACTAAGCTGCCTTCACTTTTTGATAGTTAGGATGCCAATTGAGACATACAGCTTCCAAAGTTCTCACGATAACGTCCGCGAGTTTCCCAAAAGAGGCATATAGCAAGATGCTGAATACAACCACATCCGTTTGCATGAATTCTCTGGCGCTGGTTGCCATGTAGCCAATTCCTGAGTCGGCAGCGATCGTTTCGGCAACAATTAGTGAGAGCCACATAATGCCGAGAGAGAAGCGCACTCCTACTAAAATCGAAGGTAAGGCTCCGGGGAGAATAATATTCCAAAATAATTCAAAGGGATTCAGCCCATAGACTTTGCCCATTTCGATTAGACCAGTATCGATGCTGCGGATACCGTGAAAGGTATTGATGTAAATGGGAAAGAGGACACCACTGGAGACTAGGAATAACTTCGCTTCTTCTCCAATTCCAAACCACAAAATTACAAGGGGAATTAACGCAAGATTGGGGATATTTCTCCACATTTGCAGAGTGGTATCAAAGATCTTTTCCGAAACGCGGAATAATCCATTCACAAGTCCAAAAATAAAGCCAATGCTGCCACCGATCGCAAAACCAGTTAAGGCGCGTGAAGCACTGATTTTAAAGTTGGTAGCTAGTTCTCCTGATTGCGCGAGTTTAATCGCTGCGCTGATAACTGTGGTCGGTGCAGGTAAAATGCGCGTGGACAGCCAGCCAAACTGTACCGCTAATTGCCAAAGGATCACAAGAAAGATCGGAAATAGCCAAGGAACTAAGCCACCAAAGCCATTTTGCACTTGAGTAATTGCTTTATTAACAAGGCTATTTTTAGAACGATGATGAGAAGTGGAGCTTGAGGACAAATGTTGCATAGTGGTCTTTATAGTCTACTGAATCACGACCTAATCACGACCTACAAAGCTATGGGGAACCTGTATTTTGATACGTCGCAGTTGAATGTAAATCTTTAATCTACGGTAAAATCATGTAGATACCGTAGAATGTAAAAATCAGTATGTCACCTGCTGTAAAAAAAATCAATCTTTTTTAAAAATTAATCAAAATCTTCCAGACAAGGGGCTTAAGCCCCTTGTTCATTTTTTGCAGCAAAACCCATGTCAGACAAGATGTCTGACCTACAAAAGGTGATCTCTATGTGGTATGGGCATCTTGCCCGTTTCTTGATGAAATTTGTTAGTCAATCAGAGCAAAACGTAGTCCAGAGAAATTTTTGAAAGTGCAGCTACGCTGCACTTTCAAAAATTTCTCTGGGTTTTAATTCAGCGCGAAGCGCTGTAATAATCAATAAATGATAGAAATTCTGACTCTTTGTGGATTTGCATTTCTCGCGGGCTTAGTTGATGCGGTGGTCGGTGGCGGTGGACTAATTCAATTACCAGCACTGTTAATTATGTTGCCGCAAACTGCGATCGCCTCCATCTTAGGTACTAGCAAATTTGTCTCGATCGCAGGAACCACCATCGCCGTCCAACAATATGCTAAGCAACAAAAAATTGCATGGGGAACCACAATTCCCGCAATGGTAACGGCTTTTATTTTTTCTTTCTTAGGTGCAAGAGTTACAAGTTTACTTAATCCTAGTTTGATGCGTCCCATGATTTTAGGTTTATTAATTGCCGTAGCAATCTATACCTTTAATAAAAAAGATTTTGGACTATTCCAAATATCAAAACTCAGCCGATCACAGCAATGGTTATATAGTGTAGCGATCGGTTCGATCATCGGCTTTTACGATGGATTTTTTGGTCCTGGAACAGGGAGCTTTTTGATTTTTGCATTTGTTGGGATATTCGGTTACAGCTTTCTAGCAGCTTCAGCTTCGGCAAAGGTAATTAACTTTGCTACTAATCTCGCGGCAATTATTTACTTTGCGTTTACGAATAATGTCATTTATTCCTTAGGCATACCAATGGCAATTTGTAATATTTTAGGGGCTTTTATAGGTGCAAAATTAGCAATTAAAAATGGCAGTCAATTTGTAAGAAAACTATTTTTAATTATTGTGTCATTACTAATTCTCAAGCTAGGCTACGACATCATTAATAGTTTGTGAGATTAAGCTTAAAATTGGTTTACTCTCATCAAGTATTAATTCCATCAATTAACGTGGGAAAACAGCTATTTATTCGGTTATTAAAACAATCAAATATTGTGATTAATACGGGGTCTATTTTGATGATTCCTATTAATTTCTTGAGATAGAATGTATTTAAGAGAACAAATGTAATAGTTCTTAACACTCACACAAAAAATATCAAGAAGATTAATATGAAATACCTCAAACGACTAGCTATTCCCTGTCTACTCATGGGACTATCCCTGAGTGCTATTTCTGTCATAATTCCTAGAACAAATAGCGCGATCGCTCAAGATTTGACAATAGCTTCTTCGCCAACAAGATTTATTCAGTTTCCTAGTCTTATTTCCGTTGATACGAGCGATCGCGATACGAACACTCGCAATGCCATCTATTCCTTTCAAATAGCTGTTCCGCAACAAGCAGGATCATCCTTACAAAAGGTAACGATCGCTCAGAAAAATCCCATTGAGCCGATATCCTTTTCGAGTGATCGCACCACTGCCTATATTCAAGAATCATCAGGTACTCGCACCGATGTAGAAACAAAAACAGCGATTGACCCCAATACCAGAGCCGTATCCGTTACATTTACTTCCCCAATTCCTGTAGGTAAAACTGTAGTTATTGGCTTGCGCCCAGTCAGTAATCCCAGTTTAGAAGGTGAGTATGTCTTTGGCGTAAATGCTTTTGCCGATGCTCAGCGATCGCAAGGGGCTTTTATTGGCTATGGTCGCTTGGGAATCTATAACACCTACATTAGTGAT
This window encodes:
- a CDS encoding NADPH-dependent oxidoreductase; the encoded protein is MTTATISTVDLLHDRYGSSFSDDFLWNDQISNLLTHRSIRSYLSKPLPKGTLETLIAAAQSAASSSNLQLWSVVAVEDAARKERLSVLARNQAHIRQVPLFLVWLADLSRARNIADARNSKSEGLDYLETFLTGAIDASLAAQNAVVAAESLSLGTVYVGAIRNNPEAVAKELNLPPLVFPVFGLSVGYPDPDNIPAVKPRLDQSAVLHREGYSTEKQADAIAEYDRIMTNFYQQQQTGVNSDWSTHSTARIATAEALGGRDRLTEILHNLGFAIR
- a CDS encoding NAD(P)H-dependent oxidoreductase; this translates as MTRILLIGGSPLHPCPNHTFLDYAKYLLENQSKFSKIKIDTLLVRNLLAEDLAFGRYSSPALFYPKQLVEDADAIIIGSPIAKSAYTGLLKSFLDLLPRRIFAHKVILPLATSHTIAHASALEYSLKPVLTELGATQILPSVFAVDDQIQDAEHSNLEITIRLQAALQDLLQAIAPSKNANQNNPSPLLDEIYAVH
- a CDS encoding ABC transporter ATP-binding protein; this encodes MSSTVRGVDLNIENLWKSFGKTHVLQGLNLEIRAGEFIAIVGRSGCGKSTLLRAIAGLAAPNAGSLWVDDQPVKGINPIARVMFQEPRLLPWKKVYQNVSLGLPKESRIRARWALAQVGLSDRASEFPSILSGGQKQRVALARALVSEPRLMLLDEPLGALDALTRIEMQNLLENLWLEQKFTALLITHDVEEAVALCDRLILIENGQIGLDLKIDLPRPRSRGSAEFAALVDKIRTRVMNPESISQFAAQAA
- the ssuC gene encoding aliphatic sulfonate ABC transporter permease SsuC: MQHLSSSSTSHHRSKNSLVNKAITQVQNGFGGLVPWLFPIFLVILWQLAVQFGWLSTRILPAPTTVISAAIKLAQSGELATNFKISASRALTGFAIGGSIGFIFGLVNGLFRVSEKIFDTTLQMWRNIPNLALIPLVILWFGIGEEAKLFLVSSGVLFPIYINTFHGIRSIDTGLIEMGKVYGLNPFELFWNIILPGALPSILVGVRFSLGIMWLSLIVAETIAADSGIGYMATSAREFMQTDVVVFSILLYASFGKLADVIVRTLEAVCLNWHPNYQKVKAA
- a CDS encoding sulfite exporter TauE/SafE family protein, encoding MIEILTLCGFAFLAGLVDAVVGGGGLIQLPALLIMLPQTAIASILGTSKFVSIAGTTIAVQQYAKQQKIAWGTTIPAMVTAFIFSFLGARVTSLLNPSLMRPMILGLLIAVAIYTFNKKDFGLFQISKLSRSQQWLYSVAIGSIIGFYDGFFGPGTGSFLIFAFVGIFGYSFLAASASAKVINFATNLAAIIYFAFTNNVIYSLGIPMAICNILGAFIGAKLAIKNGSQFVRKLFLIIVSLLILKLGYDIINSL
- a CDS encoding DUF2808 domain-containing protein; the encoded protein is MKYLKRLAIPCLLMGLSLSAISVIIPRTNSAIAQDLTIASSPTRFIQFPSLISVDTSDRDTNTRNAIYSFQIAVPQQAGSSLQKVTIAQKNPIEPISFSSDRTTAYIQESSGTRTDVETKTAIDPNTRAVSVTFTSPIPVGKTVVIGLRPVSNPSLEGEYVFGVNAFADAQRSQGAFIGYGRLGIYNTYISDVFVPTF